Proteins encoded by one window of Girardinichthys multiradiatus isolate DD_20200921_A chromosome 14, DD_fGirMul_XY1, whole genome shotgun sequence:
- the haus4 gene encoding HAUS augmin-like complex subunit 4, which produces MSAGLETANILVLGKGDNLHQQVLASFPLCDVTEEDLTQNPLFSKLLATLTQHVDKTGLTVPLKTELDKAEQKLQSQKRKWLRSESLHRGLQEMIQEHCVRKHNNEVPPDQNMFYETMERCLCVTQCVRQLDPSSTTSQDQPLILGLTPQQVTQLLPSEKNVQRMRQALPRQLEKHLKDKCLSLLSYYQPEWENESEGLKTNKLSHLSTLLDKEKKGTELLKEICRENTVLLRRQTQLYLSELIKCIQLLQTLILDHKLKIQTDLDRKKLVYFEGKCELVLQKIKTEMVEVQLDTYSPDTVSAHRKIRERLECELKACKAEKQAVELKLSSFGILGKAFEALAEEYSRLRQEIDMKNWALKELTQYDEK; this is translated from the exons ATGTCCGCTGGCCTCGAGACAGCGAACATCTTAGTGCTCGGGAAGGGGGACAATTTGCATCAACAGG TTCTCGCCTCCTTCCCACTGTGTGACGTGACAGAGGAAGACTTGACCCAGAATCCGCTGTTCAGTAAACTCCTGGCCACTCTGACCCAACATGTGGACAAAACCGGACTCACTGTCCCGCTTAAAACGGAGCTGGACAAG GCTGAGCAGAAACTGCAGAGCCAGAAGCGCAAGTGGCTCCGCTCTGAGAGCCTCCACAGAGGGTTGCAGGAGATGATCCAAGAGCACTGTGTCAGAAAGCACAACAACGAagttcctcctgatcagaacaTG TTCTATGAAACAATGGAGAGGTGTCTGTGTGTGACTCAGTGTGTCAGACAGCTGGATCCTAGCAGCACTACTAGCCAGGACCAGCCACTGATACTTGGCCTAACGCCCCAACAAGTGACCCAGCTCCTGCCATCAGAAAAG AATGTGCAACGAATGAGGCAGGCTCTTCCCAGACAGCTggagaaacatctaaaagacAAGTGTCTGAGCCTCCTCTCTTACTATCAGCCCGAATGGG AGAATGAGAGTGAGGGTCTGAAGACCAACAAGCTGTCGCATCTGTCCACCCTGCTGGACAAAGAGAAGAAAGGAACCGAGCTCCTGAAGGAGATCTGTCGAGAAAACACAGTTCTTTTGCGAAGACAAACCCAGCTCTACCTCTCT GAGCTGATTAAATGcatccagctcctccagacgCTCATCTTGGATCACAAACTGAAGATCCAGACAGACCTGGACAGGAAGAAATTGGTTTACTTTGAAGGCAAATGTGAACTAGTCCTGCAGAAGATCAA AACTGAGATGGTGGAAGTTCAGCTGGACACCTACTCTCCTGACACAGTTTCTGCTCACCGAAAAATAAG GGAGAGGCTGGAGTGTGAACTGAAGGCTTGTAAAGCTGAGAAGCAGGCTGTGGAGTTAAAGCTGTCATCCTTTGGGATCTTGGGCAAAGCGTTTGAGGCCCTGGCTGAGGAGTACTCCAGATTACGGCAGGAGATAGACATGAAGAACTGGGCTCTGAAAGAACTGACCCAGTACGATGAAAAGTAG